The Flavobacterium psychrophilum genome includes a region encoding these proteins:
- a CDS encoding acetyltransferase, producing the protein MDVSIVIAHEGHYKFAQQICDTMEASAIIRGTGIAKRSPDYIIKKMEHGDAVIALVNGAFAGFCYIESWSHGKFVANSGLIVHPDFRNLGLAKKIKERVFDYSQEKYPGAKIFGITTGLAVMKINSELGYKPVPFSELTDDPTFWNGCRGCTNFDILERKEYKMCLCTGMLYDPADKKQKEEKYNFNQKVLTRLKSIKQALFLKKEKA; encoded by the coding sequence ATGGATGTATCTATTGTGATAGCCCACGAAGGGCATTACAAATTTGCGCAGCAGATATGCGATACCATGGAGGCATCGGCCATTATAAGAGGCACAGGCATTGCCAAAAGGAGTCCTGACTACATCATAAAAAAGATGGAGCACGGCGACGCTGTTATAGCATTAGTAAACGGCGCATTTGCAGGCTTTTGCTACATAGAGAGCTGGTCGCATGGTAAGTTTGTGGCAAACTCCGGACTTATAGTGCACCCCGATTTTCGAAATCTTGGGCTTGCCAAAAAGATCAAGGAGCGCGTGTTCGACTATTCGCAGGAAAAGTATCCGGGTGCCAAAATATTTGGTATTACCACCGGGCTTGCCGTTATGAAGATTAACAGCGAGCTGGGCTATAAGCCTGTACCCTTTAGCGAATTAACAGACGACCCTACCTTTTGGAACGGCTGCCGTGGCTGCACCAATTTTGATATCCTTGAACGCAAAGAATACAAGATGTGCCTGTGCACCGGCATGCTGTATGATCCTGCAGACAAAAAGCAAAAAGAAGAAAAATACAATTTTAATCAGAAAGTGCTAACCAGGCTTAAAAGCATTAAGCAGGCACTCTTCCTTAAAAAAGAAAAAGCATAA
- a CDS encoding argininosuccinate synthase, translating to MKKVVLAYSGGLDTSYCLKYLKNDLGYEVHTLLINTGGFTPEELTAIEKRAYELGSAKHTNLDIIDAYYEKAIKYLVFGNVLKNNTYPLSVSAERVFQALETVKHAKKEGADAIAHGSTGAGNDQIRFDLVFQTIAPEMQIITPIRDLKLTRQQEVEYLQQNGVEYSWEKAQYSINKGIWGTSVGGKETLTSGQPLPEEAYPSPLLKTEHEKVTLHFEKGELAGLNGSFEKPSLNIQKLEELASAFAIGRDIHVGDTIIGIKGRVGFEAAAPLIIIKAHHLLEKHVLGKWQQYWKEQLGNWYGMLFHEGQYLDPVMRNIETFLTDTQKTVTGTVTVTLKPYHFSLDGIESAHDLMNTGFGQYGEVNNAWTADDAKGFIKIVGNAQNIYAQVNQESYD from the coding sequence ATGAAAAAAGTAGTTTTAGCCTACAGCGGAGGCCTTGACACCTCTTACTGCCTTAAATATTTAAAGAACGACCTTGGGTATGAAGTACATACTCTGCTTATAAATACAGGAGGTTTTACTCCTGAAGAACTTACAGCTATAGAAAAAAGAGCCTACGAATTAGGTTCTGCAAAGCATACCAACCTGGATATTATAGATGCGTATTACGAAAAAGCTATTAAGTACTTAGTATTTGGTAATGTGCTTAAGAACAATACATACCCACTTTCGGTGAGCGCTGAGAGGGTTTTTCAGGCTTTGGAAACTGTTAAGCACGCTAAGAAAGAGGGTGCCGATGCCATTGCACACGGCAGCACCGGAGCAGGTAACGACCAGATTAGGTTTGACCTTGTTTTCCAGACTATTGCTCCGGAAATGCAGATCATTACACCTATTCGTGATCTTAAGCTTACCCGTCAGCAGGAGGTAGAATACCTTCAGCAAAATGGTGTGGAATACTCATGGGAAAAAGCGCAGTACTCCATTAACAAAGGCATTTGGGGTACAAGTGTAGGAGGAAAAGAAACCCTTACATCGGGTCAGCCGCTACCGGAAGAAGCCTACCCTTCTCCGTTACTAAAAACAGAGCACGAAAAAGTTACACTCCATTTTGAAAAAGGTGAGCTTGCAGGCCTTAACGGATCTTTCGAAAAACCATCATTAAACATCCAGAAACTGGAAGAACTTGCATCGGCATTTGCCATAGGCAGGGATATACATGTGGGCGATACTATTATAGGTATTAAAGGGCGTGTCGGCTTTGAGGCTGCGGCTCCGCTTATCATAATTAAAGCGCACCACCTGCTTGAAAAGCACGTACTTGGCAAATGGCAGCAATACTGGAAAGAGCAGCTGGGCAACTGGTACGGCATGCTTTTTCACGAAGGGCAATACCTTGACCCTGTAATGCGTAACATTGAAACTTTCCTTACAGACACCCAGAAAACGGTGACAGGTACGGTTACTGTTACCCTGAAACCTTACCATTTCTCGCTTGACGGTATTGAATCGGCTCACGATTTAATGAACACAGGCTTTGGGCAGTATGGTGAAGTAAACAATGCCTGGACGGCAGACGATGCTAAAGGCTTTATTAAAATTGTGGGCAATGCCCAAAATATATATGCTCAGGTAAACCAGGAAAGTTATGATTAA
- a CDS encoding N-acetyl-gamma-glutamyl-phosphate reductase, whose product MIKAGIIGGSGYTAGELLRLLAYHPNVSIDFIYSTTNADKPVTSVHQDLLGDVNINFTGNVNPDVDVVFLCLGHGQSKAFLTANPFSSTTRIIDLGNDFRLEKDSNFDAKQFVYGLPELNRKAITKAKYIANPGCFATAIQLALLPLAQKGLLQDTVHINATTGSTGAGVMPSATSHHPWRTNNMSHYKAFEHQHLGEIGESLTQLQSGFEAELLFIPNRGDFTRGIFATLYTKLEADFQEVVELYNSYYKDEPFVNVTTDAISLKLAVQTNKCFISLEQKGSYLLITSVIDNLVKGASGQAIENMNLMFGLDETTGLRLKPAGF is encoded by the coding sequence ATGATTAAGGCAGGTATAATAGGCGGATCTGGTTATACGGCGGGTGAATTGCTTAGGCTGCTGGCCTACCATCCAAACGTATCTATTGATTTTATATACAGCACAACCAACGCGGATAAGCCCGTAACATCGGTTCATCAGGATTTGCTGGGCGATGTTAACATTAACTTTACCGGAAACGTAAATCCGGATGTTGATGTCGTGTTTTTGTGCTTAGGCCACGGTCAGTCGAAAGCATTTTTAACAGCTAATCCATTCTCGTCAACTACCAGAATAATCGACCTGGGCAATGACTTCAGGCTTGAAAAGGACAGCAATTTTGACGCAAAACAGTTTGTTTACGGACTGCCGGAACTAAATAGAAAAGCTATTACCAAAGCTAAATATATTGCCAACCCCGGATGTTTTGCAACTGCAATTCAGCTGGCATTACTGCCACTGGCGCAAAAGGGCTTGTTGCAGGACACGGTACATATTAATGCAACAACAGGAAGTACGGGCGCAGGTGTTATGCCATCGGCAACATCGCACCACCCGTGGCGAACCAATAATATGTCGCACTACAAGGCATTTGAGCATCAGCATTTGGGAGAGATTGGCGAAAGCCTTACCCAATTGCAATCGGGTTTTGAAGCTGAACTGCTTTTTATCCCCAATCGTGGCGACTTTACCCGTGGCATATTTGCAACGCTGTATACTAAGCTAGAAGCAGATTTCCAGGAAGTTGTAGAATTGTACAACAGCTATTATAAAGATGAGCCATTTGTAAATGTAACAACCGATGCTATAAGCCTGAAACTGGCAGTGCAGACCAACAAATGTTTTATAAGCTTAGAGCAAAAAGGCAGTTACCTGCTGATTACTTCGGTGATTGATAACCTTGTAAAAGGCGCATCGGGGCAGGCAATTGAGAACATGAACCTGATGTTTGGGCTTGATGAGACTACAGGATTGAGACTGAAACCGGCAGGGTTTTAG
- a CDS encoding acetylornithine aminotransferase, whose product MSNLFNVYPIYNITPVKALGAKVWDDKGQEYLDFYGGHGVISAGHSHPDYVKAVSDQAGKIGFYSNSIYNPVQEALATKLSQQSGYPDYTLFLCNSGAEANENALKLASFHTQKKKVIAFKKAFHGRTSAAVAATDNPSIVAPINAGHEVVFLPLNDVDAFDAEIANGDACTVIIEGIQGVGGLDEATTAFFQHIEKACNDHNVVLILDEIQSGYGRSGKFFAHQHHSIQPDIISLAKGMGNGFPIGGILISPKFNASHGLLGTTFGGNHLASAAALSVLEIIENENLIENVNEVSNYFRELAGQIPQVKNIKGRGLMLGLEFDFEVGELRKKLIYDEHIFTGNASQKNLLRILPPLSITKGDVDVFFAGLKKALEAVSEDAISAIS is encoded by the coding sequence ATGAGCAATTTATTCAACGTATATCCAATATATAATATAACCCCGGTAAAAGCACTGGGGGCAAAAGTGTGGGACGATAAAGGACAGGAATACCTTGACTTTTACGGAGGCCACGGCGTTATTTCGGCAGGACATTCGCACCCGGATTATGTAAAAGCAGTAAGCGATCAGGCGGGTAAAATAGGGTTTTATTCTAACTCTATTTACAATCCTGTTCAGGAAGCACTGGCAACAAAGTTATCGCAGCAATCGGGTTACCCTGACTACACGCTATTCCTTTGTAATTCAGGCGCAGAAGCCAATGAAAACGCACTGAAACTGGCATCTTTCCATACCCAGAAAAAGAAAGTGATCGCTTTTAAAAAAGCCTTTCACGGAAGGACATCGGCAGCTGTTGCAGCAACTGATAATCCTTCAATAGTGGCTCCGATAAATGCAGGCCATGAGGTAGTATTTCTTCCACTAAATGATGTTGATGCTTTTGATGCAGAAATTGCAAATGGCGATGCTTGTACGGTTATTATAGAAGGCATTCAGGGTGTTGGCGGATTGGATGAAGCTACAACAGCCTTCTTTCAGCACATAGAAAAAGCATGCAATGACCATAATGTAGTGCTGATACTGGACGAAATACAGAGCGGCTACGGGCGTTCGGGTAAATTCTTTGCACACCAGCACCATAGTATACAGCCCGATATCATTAGCCTTGCCAAAGGTATGGGTAACGGTTTCCCTATCGGGGGTATTCTTATCTCGCCTAAATTTAATGCATCACACGGATTGCTGGGTACCACTTTTGGTGGTAATCATCTGGCATCTGCGGCAGCATTATCGGTACTGGAAATTATAGAAAATGAAAACCTTATCGAAAACGTAAACGAGGTAAGCAACTACTTTAGGGAGCTTGCAGGACAGATTCCGCAGGTAAAAAACATCAAAGGACGCGGCCTGATGCTGGGCCTTGAATTTGACTTTGAAGTGGGCGAACTGAGGAAGAAGCTTATTTACGACGAACACATTTTTACAGGCAATGCTTCGCAGAAGAACCTGTTGCGCATACTGCCGCCACTGTCTATAACCAAAGGAGATGTAGATGTGTTTTTTGCAGGGTTGAAGAAAGCGCTTGAGGCTGTATCTGAAGATGCAATTTCTGCAATATCTTGA
- a CDS encoding acetylornithine carbamoyltransferase — protein MKKFTSVDDIQDLESLVALAKTIKAAPFAHPEKGKKKTLGLLFFNPSLRTRLSTQKAALNLGMNAIVMNLNTEGWSLEFEDGAIMDGTSVEHVKEAAQVVSQYCDIIAIRSFPTLTDKEKDEEEYVIGAFLKYASVPVISLEGATEHPLQAVADALTVEEYKTKARPKVVLTWAPHPKALPHAVPNSFVKVMKKADVDFVITHPEGYALNPEFTEGVTITHNQDEAFANADFIYAKNWSSYEEYGQILSKDPSWTVTTEKIALTNHAKFMHCLPVRRNMIVTDAVLDSDASIVIPQANNRTFATQAILTKILDNEQ, from the coding sequence ATGAAAAAATTCACTTCTGTTGATGATATTCAGGATCTTGAAAGTCTGGTAGCATTAGCAAAAACAATAAAAGCGGCTCCCTTTGCCCACCCCGAAAAAGGCAAAAAAAAAACCCTTGGTTTACTGTTCTTTAACCCTAGTTTAAGAACAAGGCTCAGCACCCAAAAAGCGGCACTTAACCTTGGAATGAATGCCATTGTAATGAACCTGAATACCGAAGGCTGGTCGCTGGAATTTGAAGATGGTGCTATTATGGATGGTACCAGTGTTGAACACGTTAAAGAGGCAGCGCAGGTAGTTTCGCAATACTGCGATATAATTGCTATCCGTAGCTTTCCTACCCTTACAGACAAGGAAAAAGATGAAGAAGAGTACGTTATAGGTGCATTTCTTAAATATGCTTCGGTACCCGTTATAAGCCTTGAAGGCGCTACAGAGCATCCGTTACAGGCTGTAGCTGATGCCCTTACGGTAGAAGAATACAAAACAAAGGCACGCCCTAAAGTAGTGCTTACATGGGCACCGCATCCTAAAGCGTTGCCTCATGCTGTACCGAATTCTTTTGTGAAAGTGATGAAAAAGGCTGATGTAGATTTTGTAATTACACACCCCGAGGGCTATGCGCTAAACCCTGAATTTACTGAGGGTGTTACTATTACACACAATCAGGACGAGGCTTTTGCCAATGCAGATTTTATCTATGCCAAGAACTGGAGCTCGTATGAAGAATACGGTCAGATTTTGAGCAAAGACCCTTCGTGGACAGTAACTACAGAGAAAATAGCACTTACCAACCATGCCAAATTTATGCACTGCCTGCCTGTAAGGAGGAATATGATCGTAACCGATGCCGTGCTTGACAGCGACGCGTCTATAGTGATTCCGCAGGCGAATAACCGTACGTTTGCCACACAGGCAATACTGACCAAAATACTTGACAATGAGCAATAA
- a CDS encoding acetylglutamate kinase codes for MSNKTPLTVVKIGGNVIDDAAALDSFLKDFAAIEGAKILVHGGGKLATRTAESLGIEAVFHEGRRITDAPMLEVAVMTYAGCINKSITANLQALGSNAMGFTGADGNLIRSEKRKNAAVDFGYVGDVVSVDAKLLELLTVLGIVPVFCAVTHDGNGQLLNTNADTIASELAVASSEYFDVKLLYCFEKKGVLLDVNDADSVIKSLTFWEFSTLREQGAIHSGMLPKLENCFNALNKGVTQIGIGSPAMINGEAHTLITP; via the coding sequence ATGAGCAATAAAACACCGCTTACCGTAGTAAAGATTGGTGGCAATGTTATTGACGATGCTGCTGCTCTTGACAGTTTCCTAAAAGATTTTGCAGCTATAGAAGGTGCCAAAATACTGGTACACGGTGGTGGAAAACTCGCCACAAGAACCGCTGAAAGCCTTGGTATTGAAGCTGTTTTTCATGAAGGCCGCAGGATAACCGATGCCCCAATGCTGGAAGTTGCCGTTATGACCTATGCAGGATGTATAAACAAGAGTATTACCGCTAATCTTCAGGCGCTTGGGAGCAATGCTATGGGCTTTACAGGTGCCGATGGTAACCTGATACGCTCTGAAAAAAGGAAGAATGCAGCGGTAGATTTCGGCTACGTTGGCGATGTGGTTTCGGTGGATGCAAAACTATTGGAACTACTTACAGTACTGGGTATTGTGCCGGTTTTCTGCGCTGTTACTCACGACGGAAACGGGCAACTGCTGAATACCAATGCCGATACTATTGCAAGCGAATTAGCGGTTGCAAGCAGTGAATACTTTGATGTGAAGCTACTGTATTGCTTTGAGAAAAAAGGTGTGTTACTCGACGTAAATGATGCCGATTCAGTCATAAAATCCCTTACTTTTTGGGAATTCAGCACACTGAGGGAACAGGGTGCTATACACAGCGGCATGCTGCCTAAACTGGAAAACTGCTTTAACGCTCTGAATAAAGGGGTTACGCAGATAGGTATTGGCAGTCCCGCTATGATAAACGGCGAAGCCCACACCCTTATTACGCCTTAA
- a CDS encoding acetylornithine deacetylase, whose amino-acid sequence MAVKTIQTLTQEAIALLKQLIATQSFSSEEEGTALLIEAWFSANNIPFKREKNNIWAFNKQYDEALPTLLLNSHHDTVKPNQGYTLNPLEPIVKDGKLFGLGSNDAGGCLVSLIATFTYFYDAENLPYNLVIVASAEEESSGPDGLNSVLKHLPTLDCAIVGEPTEMQLAIAEKGLLVLDVIVEGTPGHAAHPNDNVSIYNALGVVEWFRDYCFDKVSDVLGPMKMTVTGINAGKQHNVVPAECHLVVDVRVNDRYTNTEVLEIIQKELEGKATVKPRSLHLNSSSIDKNHPIVQAGIALGRTTYGSPTLSDQSVLYCQSLKLGPGSSPRSHTADEFIFINEIEEGIALYINILATFLKQNIPSEVLLSDLKNLP is encoded by the coding sequence ATGGCCGTTAAAACCATACAGACACTTACCCAGGAAGCCATTGCACTATTAAAACAGCTAATTGCAACACAGTCTTTTTCATCGGAAGAGGAAGGTACCGCATTGCTTATAGAAGCTTGGTTTTCTGCTAATAACATACCTTTTAAACGGGAAAAGAATAACATTTGGGCTTTCAACAAACAGTACGATGAGGCATTACCTACTCTGCTGCTGAACTCTCATCATGATACGGTAAAACCCAATCAGGGCTATACGCTAAACCCACTTGAACCTATCGTAAAAGATGGTAAGCTTTTTGGTCTTGGCAGTAACGATGCAGGAGGCTGTTTAGTATCGCTAATTGCTACGTTCACTTACTTTTATGACGCTGAAAATCTGCCGTATAACCTTGTTATTGTGGCATCTGCAGAAGAAGAAAGCAGTGGCCCCGACGGACTGAATAGTGTACTAAAACACCTGCCAACACTGGATTGTGCTATAGTAGGCGAACCTACCGAAATGCAATTGGCGATAGCTGAAAAAGGGCTTTTAGTACTTGACGTTATTGTGGAAGGAACTCCGGGGCATGCCGCACATCCTAACGATAACGTATCTATTTACAATGCTTTAGGTGTTGTAGAATGGTTTAGAGATTACTGTTTTGACAAGGTAAGCGATGTATTAGGCCCGATGAAAATGACGGTTACAGGCATCAATGCCGGCAAGCAGCATAATGTTGTACCCGCAGAATGCCATTTGGTTGTAGACGTGAGGGTTAACGACCGATACACCAACACCGAAGTACTCGAAATTATACAAAAGGAGCTTGAAGGTAAGGCAACAGTAAAACCGCGATCGCTGCACTTAAACTCCTCATCTATAGATAAAAACCATCCTATTGTACAGGCAGGGATAGCCCTTGGAAGAACTACCTATGGGTCGCCAACATTGTCTGATCAATCGGTGCTGTATTGCCAGTCGCTTAAGCTGGGCCCGGGCAGCTCGCCGAGGTCGCACACAGCAGACGAATTTATTTTTATTAATGAAATTGAAGAAGGAATAGCACTGTATATCAATATACTGGCTACTTTCCTGAAGCAAAATATACCCTCGGAAGTACTACTATCCGACCTAAAAAATTTACCATGA
- a CDS encoding argininosuccinate lyase, whose translation MKLWEKGIPTDIKTDLFTVGNDRELDLLLAEYDVVGSMAHAKMLAKTGLLTTEEAQDLVMALEDILTDIKKGNFFIEQSFEDVHSKVEYLLIEKLGDTGKKIHTARSRNDQVLVDVHLFLKAELTAIKQQTNELFELLLAKAEATKDILLPGYTHFQVAMPSSFGMWFSAYAESLVDDVVMLNAALSVADQNPLGSAAGYGSSFPIDRTFTMQELGFNTLKYNSVAAQMSRGKAEKTAAFAMASVAGTLSKLAMDICLYLSQNFAFITLPQHLTTGSSIMPHKKNPDIFELIRGKCNKIQALPYEITLITNNLPSGYHRDLQLLKEGLFPALQTLKSCLEMAIFSIREIEPNQNILDDKKYDYLFTVDALNELVTSGVPFRDAYKIVGEQVENNSFQSPKATKHTHEGSINNLCLNEIKAKMAAVFSN comes from the coding sequence ATGAAACTCTGGGAAAAAGGAATACCTACCGACATAAAAACCGACCTCTTTACTGTAGGCAACGACCGTGAACTCGACCTGCTTTTAGCTGAATATGACGTAGTTGGATCTATGGCTCACGCTAAAATGCTGGCAAAAACCGGACTGCTAACCACCGAAGAAGCACAAGATCTGGTAATGGCCCTTGAAGACATACTGACCGACATTAAAAAAGGCAACTTTTTTATTGAGCAATCCTTTGAGGATGTGCACAGTAAGGTAGAATACCTGCTGATAGAAAAGCTGGGCGATACCGGTAAAAAGATACACACCGCACGTTCGCGAAACGACCAGGTTTTAGTAGATGTGCACCTGTTTTTAAAAGCTGAATTAACAGCTATAAAGCAGCAAACCAACGAGTTATTCGAACTATTACTTGCTAAAGCCGAAGCTACCAAAGACATACTTTTACCGGGTTACACTCATTTTCAGGTGGCAATGCCATCATCTTTCGGAATGTGGTTCTCGGCATATGCCGAAAGCCTTGTAGATGACGTAGTTATGCTAAACGCAGCCCTTTCTGTAGCCGATCAAAACCCATTGGGATCTGCGGCAGGATATGGCAGTTCGTTTCCTATAGACAGGACATTCACAATGCAGGAATTAGGATTCAATACATTGAAATACAACTCGGTAGCAGCACAAATGAGCCGTGGAAAAGCTGAGAAAACGGCTGCTTTCGCTATGGCATCGGTAGCGGGTACATTGTCTAAACTGGCGATGGATATCTGCCTGTATCTGAGTCAGAATTTTGCCTTTATTACTCTGCCACAGCATCTTACAACAGGAAGCAGCATTATGCCGCACAAGAAAAACCCTGATATTTTTGAGCTTATACGAGGTAAATGCAATAAAATTCAGGCATTGCCATACGAAATAACCTTGATAACCAATAATTTACCAAGTGGCTACCACCGCGATTTGCAGTTGCTGAAGGAAGGGTTGTTTCCTGCACTCCAAACTTTGAAATCGTGTCTTGAAATGGCGATTTTCAGCATCAGGGAGATTGAACCCAACCAGAACATACTGGACGACAAAAAGTACGATTACCTATTTACTGTAGATGCACTAAACGAGCTGGTAACCAGCGGAGTACCCTTTAGGGATGCCTATAAAATAGTGGGCGAACAGGTAGAAAATAATTCTTTCCAGTCGCCAAAGGCCACTAAACACACCCACGAAGGCAGCATTAACAACCTGTGCCTTAATGAGATAAAAGCAAAAATGGCAGCTGTTTTTAGCAATTAA
- a CDS encoding multidrug ABC transporter substrate-binding protein translates to MINNWLKIYLYQVKNNKFFTALNVLGLSLGIAGLVFSILYWNDEHAYNNWNPDKDTIFYSVADLGENKMWGASAVPVGPHLRAIPEVTEYCYMNAWYNSEILEYKGKKEIVQKVTDAQKSFFSFFPFEFVQGDPKTALDEGSIVLSEATAKRLFNDVNPMGEQVKAGDKMLTVKGVYRLNEKSSVMPDMVINAIEAKLKETETRWGSFSYAMFVKLKSPENAVTVAEKIERLYYDNNTKVSAAQSGISPEEYIKRYGKTKIYLEALADVRLHSRVGDFPEGRGSYQFLIIMSGLSLLILLISIVNYVNLATANAIKRAKEVGVRKILGATRGNIVRQFVFETVLTTLFAILLAMVIVEISLPYYNMFLGKELVIKSSQFYMQLVLVFIIIVALSGIFPAIYVSKFEAVNVLKGNFSRSKKGIWLRNGMLVFQFGIASFFIVGSYIVNQQVNYLSSKDLGFKADQVIDVSYRDAFNVRGEGAEKILAQKYESLKERIKAIKGVKQVSGGTFKIGGGGSYQTSFNYRETEVSLQYMILDFDLMDMMNIKVTQGRSLSPNFASDTINSVLVNETAMKMFGEKNLLGKSVTYWDDQKFKVVGIVKDFHLNSPKDPIPPMIFSHYKTMNWMVANINNIYIKVDPAYMEPALAEITALWHSVDPDYPINYDFVDKNFARSYQGFVHQRNLFGLLNVVVILIALFGLFALSSYSIQRRMKEIAIRKTLGAETRVLLAALSRQYVLFCIIGFVIGLAPAWWLLDKWLENFSYRIAISVLPFLVGFLSLMVLTLLVVLSRAWYATRVNVLAYLKYE, encoded by the coding sequence ATGATAAACAACTGGCTTAAAATATATTTATATCAGGTAAAGAACAACAAGTTCTTTACGGCACTAAACGTGTTGGGGCTTAGCCTTGGTATTGCAGGGCTTGTATTTTCTATACTATACTGGAACGATGAACATGCCTATAATAACTGGAATCCGGATAAGGATACAATATTCTATTCGGTGGCAGACCTCGGCGAAAACAAAATGTGGGGTGCCAGCGCAGTACCGGTAGGTCCTCATCTGAGGGCAATACCCGAAGTAACAGAATACTGCTATATGAATGCGTGGTACAATAGTGAAATTTTGGAGTACAAAGGCAAAAAAGAGATTGTACAGAAAGTTACCGATGCGCAAAAAAGCTTCTTCAGCTTTTTCCCTTTTGAATTTGTTCAGGGTGACCCTAAAACTGCCCTGGACGAGGGAAGTATAGTATTATCTGAAGCTACAGCAAAGCGCTTGTTTAATGATGTAAACCCTATGGGAGAACAGGTAAAAGCCGGCGATAAAATGCTTACTGTAAAAGGGGTTTACAGGCTTAATGAAAAGTCGTCTGTAATGCCCGATATGGTTATCAATGCGATAGAAGCCAAGTTAAAAGAAACCGAAACGCGTTGGGGTAGTTTTAGTTATGCCATGTTCGTAAAACTAAAAAGCCCCGAAAATGCAGTTACGGTAGCGGAAAAAATTGAGCGTTTATATTATGATAATAACACAAAAGTAAGTGCTGCGCAGAGTGGAATTTCTCCTGAAGAATATATTAAACGTTACGGGAAGACTAAAATATACCTGGAAGCATTGGCCGATGTAAGGCTGCACTCCCGTGTTGGCGATTTCCCCGAAGGCAGGGGCAGCTACCAGTTCTTAATTATAATGTCGGGCTTATCGTTACTTATATTGTTGATATCTATAGTAAATTATGTAAACCTGGCTACTGCCAATGCCATTAAAAGGGCAAAAGAGGTTGGGGTGCGTAAAATACTGGGTGCCACTAGAGGCAATATTGTAAGGCAGTTTGTTTTTGAAACTGTGCTTACTACCCTGTTTGCCATACTGCTGGCTATGGTAATAGTAGAAATCTCGCTGCCGTATTATAATATGTTTCTGGGTAAAGAACTGGTTATAAAGAGTAGTCAGTTTTATATGCAGCTTGTGCTGGTGTTTATTATAATAGTAGCATTATCGGGAATTTTCCCGGCAATATATGTTTCAAAGTTTGAAGCCGTAAACGTACTTAAAGGTAATTTTTCAAGAAGCAAAAAAGGAATATGGCTGCGTAACGGTATGCTTGTATTTCAATTTGGTATAGCATCGTTCTTTATTGTAGGCTCTTATATTGTAAACCAGCAGGTAAATTACCTGTCGTCTAAAGACCTTGGGTTTAAAGCCGATCAGGTTATAGATGTAAGTTACAGGGATGCGTTTAATGTTAGGGGAGAAGGTGCTGAAAAGATACTTGCCCAAAAATATGAATCGCTAAAAGAGAGGATCAAGGCTATTAAAGGTGTTAAGCAGGTTTCTGGCGGTACTTTTAAAATAGGAGGAGGAGGATCGTACCAAACCTCTTTCAATTATAGGGAAACAGAAGTTTCATTACAATATATGATACTCGACTTTGATCTTATGGATATGATGAATATAAAGGTTACCCAGGGTAGAAGCCTGTCCCCCAACTTTGCTTCAGATACCATCAATTCGGTTTTGGTGAACGAAACGGCTATGAAGATGTTTGGAGAAAAAAATCTTTTAGGTAAATCGGTCACCTATTGGGACGATCAGAAATTTAAAGTTGTGGGAATTGTAAAGGACTTTCACCTGAATAGCCCGAAAGACCCTATTCCGCCAATGATCTTTTCCCATTACAAAACGATGAACTGGATGGTGGCGAATATCAATAATATATATATAAAGGTAGATCCTGCCTATATGGAACCGGCTCTTGCCGAAATTACAGCGCTATGGCATTCGGTAGATCCTGATTATCCTATTAACTACGATTTTGTAGATAAAAATTTTGCCAGGTCATATCAGGGATTTGTACACCAGCGCAATCTTTTCGGCCTATTGAATGTCGTGGTAATACTCATAGCTTTATTCGGGCTGTTTGCTTTATCATCTTACAGTATACAACGCAGGATGAAAGAAATAGCCATACGCAAAACACTGGGTGCCGAAACCCGTGTACTGCTTGCAGCACTCTCTAGGCAATATGTGCTCTTCTGCATTATTGGTTTTGTAATCGGCCTTGCGCCGGCATGGTGGCTGCTGGATAAATGGCTTGAAAATTTCTCATACCGTATAGCAATTTCTGTACTGCCGTTTCTTGTTGGTTTCCTTTCGCTAATGGTGCTAACACTTTTGGTGGTGCTTTCAAGGGCGTGGTACGCTACCCGGGTAAATGTTCTTGCATACTTGAAATACGAATAA